One window from the genome of Glycine soja cultivar W05 chromosome 12, ASM419377v2, whole genome shotgun sequence encodes:
- the LOC114378128 gene encoding myb-related protein 308-like translates to MGRSPCCEKAHTNKGAWTKEEDDRLISYIRAHGEGCWRSLPKAAGLLRCGKSCRLRWINYLRPDLKRGNFTEEEDELIIKLHSLLGNKWSLIAGRLPGRTDNEIKNYWNTHIRRKLLNRGIDPATHRPLNEAASAATVTTATTNISFGKQQEQETSSSNGSVVKGSILERCPDLNLELTISPPRQQQPQKNLCFVCSLGLNNSKDCSCNVANTVTVTVSNTTPSSAAAAAYDFLGMKTNGVWDCTRLEMK, encoded by the exons ATGGGAAGGTCCCCTTGCTGTGAGAAAGCTCACACAAACAAAGGTGcatggactaaagaagaagatgaCAGACTCATATCTTATATTCGAGCTCACGGCGAAGGCTGCTGGCGTTCACTCCCCAAAGCCGCCGGCCTTCTCCGGTGCGGCAAGAGCTGCCGTCTCCGGTGGATCAACTACCTCCGCCCCGACCTCAAAAGAGGTAACTTTAccgaagaagaagatgaactcATCATCAAACTCCACAGTCTCCTCGGTAACAA GTGGTCTTTGATAGCTGGAAGATTGCCGGGGAGAACAGACAATGAAATAAAGAATTATTGGAACACGCACATAAGAAGGAAGCTTTTGAACAGAGGAATCGACCCTGCTACTCATAGGCCACTCAACGAAGCTGCTTCTGCTGCAACTGTTACAACTGCCACCACTAATATATCTTTTGGGAAACAACAAGAACAAGAGACAAGTTCTAGTAACGGAAGCGTTGTTAAAGGTTCCATCTTGGAACGCTGCCCTGACTTGAACCTTGAGTTAACCATTAGTCCTCCTCGCCAACAACAACCTCAGAAGaatctttgttttgtttgcaGTTTGGGTTTGAACAACAGCAAGGATTGTAGCTGCAACGTTGCCAacactgttactgttactgtcaGCAACACTACTCCTTcttctgctgctgctgctgcttatGATTTCTTGGGCATGAAAACCAACGGTGTTTGGGATTGCACCCGCttggaaatgaaatga
- the LOC114379975 gene encoding synaptotagmin-2-like isoform X1 encodes MGFFGTILGFLGFGVGISIGLVSGYFLFIYFQPTNVEDPEIKPLSEQEQETLQRMFPEIPLWIKNPDFDRLDWLNKFVEYMWPYLDKAICKTAKNIAKPIIAEQIPKYKIDSVEFETLTLGSLPPTFQGMKVFVTDEKELIMEPSVKWAGNPNVTVSVKAFGLKATVQVVDLQVFLLPRITLKPLVPSFPCFANIYVSLMEKPHVDFGLKLIGADLMSIPGVYRIVQELIKDQVANMYLWPKTLEVQVLDMSKALKRPVGILHVKVLQAMKLKKKDLLGASDPYVKLKLTEDKLPSKKTTVKHKNLNPEWNEEFNIVVKDPDSQVLEINVYDWEQVGKHDKMGMNVIPLKEVSPEEPKRFTLDLLKNMDPNDAQNEKSRGQIVVELTYKPFKEEDLGKGFEETQTVPKAPEGTPAGGGLLVVIVHEAQDVEGKYHTNPHVRLIFRGDEKKTKRIKKNRDPRWEDEFQFMVDEPPTNDRLHVEVVSTSSRNLLHQKESLGYIDINLGDVVANKRINEKYHLIDSKNGRLQIELQWRTSEA; translated from the exons ATGGGTTTCTTTGGTACCATTTTGGGGTTTTTGGGATTTGGGGTTGGGATTTCGATTGGTCTCGTGTCTGGGTACTTTCTCTTCATCTACTTCCAACCCACCAATGTTGAG GATCCTGAAATCAAGCCATTGTCGGAGCAAGAGCAAGAGACTCTGCAACGAATGTTTCCAGAGATTCCTCTTTGGATAAAAAATCCGGATTTTGATCGG CTTGATTGGCTGAACAAGTTTGTAGAATATATGTGGCCGTATCTTGATAAG gcAATTTGTAAGACTGCGAAAAACATTGCAAAACCCATAATTGCCGAACAGATTCCTAAATACAAAATTGATTCTGTTGAGTTTGAAACACTCACATTGGGGTCGCTGCCACCAACATTTCAAG ggatgaaagttTTTGTGACTGATGAGAAGGAGTTAATTATGGAGCCTTCTGTAAAATGGGCTGGAAATCCTAATGTCACTGTTTCTGTTAAGGCATTTGGGTTGAAAGCAACTGTGCAG GTTGTGGATTTACAAGTTTTCCTCTTGCCTCGCATTACTTTGAAGCCTTTGGTTCCTAGCTTTCCGTGCTTTGCCAACATATACGTCTCTCTCATGGAAAAG CCACATGTTGACTTTGGGCTAAAGCTCATAGGGGCTGATCTTATGTCTATTCCGGGAGTCTACAGGATTGTTCAG GAGCTTATCAAAGATCAGGTTGCAAACATGTATCTATGGCCCAAAACCTTGGAAGTTCAAGTGTTAGATATGTCAAA AGCCTTGAAGAGGCCTGTTGGAATTTTACATGTAAAGGTTCTGCAAGCAATGAAGTTAAAGAAGAAAGATCTTCTTGGTGCATCTGACCCTTATGTGAAGCTAAAGCTTACTGAGGATAAATTGCCATCAAAAAAGACTACTGTGAAGCACAAGAACTTAAATCCTGAATGGAATGAAGAATTCAATATAGTTGTTAAAGATCCAGACTCCCAGGTTTTAGAGATTAATGTTTATGACTGGGAGCAG GTTGGGAAGCATGACAAGATGGGTATGAATGTGATCCCTTTAAAAGAAGTTTCCCCTGAAGAGCCTAAACGTTTTACTCTTGACCTCCTAAAAAATATGGATCCTAATGATGCCCAAAATGAGAAGTCACGAGGGCAGATTGTTGTAGAATTGACATATAAACCCTTCAAGGAGGAGGATTTGGGCAAGGGGTTTGAAGAGACACAGACAGTACCAAAAGCTCCTGAAGGTACTCCAGCTGGTGGAGGTTTGCTTGTAGTTATAGTCCATGAAGCTCAAGACGTTGAAGGAAAGTATCACACTAATCCACATGTACGCCTTATTTTCAGAGGGGATGAGAAAAAAACCAAG CGCATTAAAAAGAACAGAGATCCAAGATGGGAAGATGAGTTCCAGTTTATGGTGGACGAGCCTCCCACCAATGATAGATTACATGTGGAGGTTGTCAGCACTTCATCACGAAACCTGCTCCACCAAAAG GAATCATTGGGTTATATCGACATCAATCTTGGGGATGTTGTTGCCAACAAAAGAATCAATGAGAAGTACCATCTTATAGACTCCAAGAATGGTCGCCTCCAGATAGAGTTGCAGTGGAGAACCTCGGAAGCATGA
- the LOC114379975 gene encoding synaptotagmin-2-like isoform X2 produces the protein MKVFVTDEKELIMEPSVKWAGNPNVTVSVKAFGLKATVQVVDLQVFLLPRITLKPLVPSFPCFANIYVSLMEKPHVDFGLKLIGADLMSIPGVYRIVQELIKDQVANMYLWPKTLEVQVLDMSKALKRPVGILHVKVLQAMKLKKKDLLGASDPYVKLKLTEDKLPSKKTTVKHKNLNPEWNEEFNIVVKDPDSQVLEINVYDWEQVGKHDKMGMNVIPLKEVSPEEPKRFTLDLLKNMDPNDAQNEKSRGQIVVELTYKPFKEEDLGKGFEETQTVPKAPEGTPAGGGLLVVIVHEAQDVEGKYHTNPHVRLIFRGDEKKTKRIKKNRDPRWEDEFQFMVDEPPTNDRLHVEVVSTSSRNLLHQKESLGYIDINLGDVVANKRINEKYHLIDSKNGRLQIELQWRTSEA, from the exons atgaaagttTTTGTGACTGATGAGAAGGAGTTAATTATGGAGCCTTCTGTAAAATGGGCTGGAAATCCTAATGTCACTGTTTCTGTTAAGGCATTTGGGTTGAAAGCAACTGTGCAG GTTGTGGATTTACAAGTTTTCCTCTTGCCTCGCATTACTTTGAAGCCTTTGGTTCCTAGCTTTCCGTGCTTTGCCAACATATACGTCTCTCTCATGGAAAAG CCACATGTTGACTTTGGGCTAAAGCTCATAGGGGCTGATCTTATGTCTATTCCGGGAGTCTACAGGATTGTTCAG GAGCTTATCAAAGATCAGGTTGCAAACATGTATCTATGGCCCAAAACCTTGGAAGTTCAAGTGTTAGATATGTCAAA AGCCTTGAAGAGGCCTGTTGGAATTTTACATGTAAAGGTTCTGCAAGCAATGAAGTTAAAGAAGAAAGATCTTCTTGGTGCATCTGACCCTTATGTGAAGCTAAAGCTTACTGAGGATAAATTGCCATCAAAAAAGACTACTGTGAAGCACAAGAACTTAAATCCTGAATGGAATGAAGAATTCAATATAGTTGTTAAAGATCCAGACTCCCAGGTTTTAGAGATTAATGTTTATGACTGGGAGCAG GTTGGGAAGCATGACAAGATGGGTATGAATGTGATCCCTTTAAAAGAAGTTTCCCCTGAAGAGCCTAAACGTTTTACTCTTGACCTCCTAAAAAATATGGATCCTAATGATGCCCAAAATGAGAAGTCACGAGGGCAGATTGTTGTAGAATTGACATATAAACCCTTCAAGGAGGAGGATTTGGGCAAGGGGTTTGAAGAGACACAGACAGTACCAAAAGCTCCTGAAGGTACTCCAGCTGGTGGAGGTTTGCTTGTAGTTATAGTCCATGAAGCTCAAGACGTTGAAGGAAAGTATCACACTAATCCACATGTACGCCTTATTTTCAGAGGGGATGAGAAAAAAACCAAG CGCATTAAAAAGAACAGAGATCCAAGATGGGAAGATGAGTTCCAGTTTATGGTGGACGAGCCTCCCACCAATGATAGATTACATGTGGAGGTTGTCAGCACTTCATCACGAAACCTGCTCCACCAAAAG GAATCATTGGGTTATATCGACATCAATCTTGGGGATGTTGTTGCCAACAAAAGAATCAATGAGAAGTACCATCTTATAGACTCCAAGAATGGTCGCCTCCAGATAGAGTTGCAGTGGAGAACCTCGGAAGCATGA
- the LOC114380179 gene encoding L-ascorbate peroxidase 3-like, which translates to MALPVVVDAEYLKEVDKARRDLRALIANRNCAPLMLRLAWHDAGTYDAKTKTGGPNGSIRNEEEYSHGANNGLKKAIDFCEEVKEKHPKITYADLYQLAGVVAVEVTGGPTIDFAPGRRDSKISPNEGRLPDAKKGVSHLHDIFYRMGLTDRDIVALSGGHTLGRAHPERSGFDGPWTEDPLKFDNSYFVELLKEDSAGLLKLPTDKALLEDAEFRRYVELYAKDEDAFFRDYAESHKKLSELGFVPSSKPISIKDGTILAQGAVGVVVTAAVVIISYLYEVRKRGK; encoded by the exons ATGGCCTTGCCAGTGGTCGTCGACGCAGAGTACCTCAAGGAGGTCGACAAGGCTCGCCGCGATCTCCGCGCACTCATCGCTAACAGGAACTGCGCTCCTCTCATGCTTCGATTGGC CTGGCACGATGCCGGAACTTACGATGCTAAGACCAAGACTGGTGGACCTAACGGTTCGATCCGTAACGAGGAAGAGTATTCTCACGGCGCCAACAATGGCTTGAAGAAGGCTATTGATTTCTGTG AGGAAGTGAAGGAAAAACATCCTAAAATTACATATGCAGATCTCTACCAG CTTGCGGGTGTTGTTGCAGTTGAGGTTACCGGGGGTCCCACAATTGATTTCGCTCCTGGTAGAAGG GATTCAAAAATATCTCCTAATGAAGGGCGgcttcctgatgctaaaaaag GTGTTTCACATCTCCATGATATCTTTTATCGAATGGGCTTGACTGACCGAGATATTGTTGCACTATCTGGAGGACATACACTG GGgagagcacatccagagagatCAGGGTTTGATGGCCCTTGGACAGAGGACCCTCTGAAGTTTGATAACTCATACTTTGT GGAACTTTTGAAAGAAGATTCTGCTGGGCTGCTTAAACTTCCAACAGACAAGGCTTTATTGGAGGATGCTGAATTTCGCCGTTATGTTGAGCTATATGCGAAG GACGAGGATGCATTTTTTCGAGATTATGCTGAATCACATAAGAAACTTTCAGAGCTAGGCTTTGTGCCAAGTTCAAAGCCGATTTCTATTAAGGATGGGACCATACTGGCACAAGGTGCTGTAGGAGTTGTAGTTACTGCCGCAGTGGTGATCATCAGTTACTTGTATGAAGTTCGCAAAAGAGGGAAGTAA